A single Paraburkholderia sp. FT54 DNA region contains:
- the adh gene encoding aldehyde dehydrogenase, whose translation MNHAEMQFLTTEFPYKKQYANFIGGEWVKPAGGEYFDNVSPITGEPFTSIPRSREADIELALDAAHRAKAAWGKTSAGDRANILNRIADRMEANLQRLAVAETIDNGKPLRETMAADIPLAIDHFRYFAGAVRAQEGSISEIDHDTVAYHFHEPLGVVGQIIPWNFPILMAVWKLAPALAAGNCVVLKPAEQTPASILVLVELIHDLLPAGVLNVVNGFGLEAGKPLASSKRIAKIAFTGETTTGRLIMQYASQNIIPVTLELGGKSPNIFFDDVMNADDSYFDKALEGFTMFALNQGEVCTCPSRVLIDEKIYDRFMERALKRVAAITQGHPLDTKTMIGAQASQEQLEKILSYVDLGKQEGAECLIGGERNALGGELSKGYYVKPTVFRGHNKMRIFQEEIFGPVVSVTTFKNEEEALEIANDTLYGLGAGVWTRDGTRAYRFGRQIQAGRVWTNCYHAYPAHAAFGGYKQSGIGRENHKMMLDHYQQTKNLLVSYSDKPLGFF comes from the coding sequence ATGAATCACGCAGAGATGCAATTTCTGACCACCGAATTTCCGTACAAGAAACAGTATGCGAACTTTATCGGCGGCGAATGGGTGAAGCCCGCGGGCGGCGAGTACTTCGATAACGTGTCGCCGATCACTGGCGAGCCGTTTACGTCGATCCCACGTTCACGCGAAGCCGATATCGAACTCGCACTCGACGCCGCGCATCGTGCGAAAGCAGCTTGGGGAAAGACCTCGGCCGGCGACCGCGCGAACATCCTGAACCGCATTGCCGACCGGATGGAAGCGAACCTGCAACGTCTCGCCGTGGCCGAGACTATCGACAACGGCAAGCCGTTGCGCGAAACCATGGCCGCCGACATCCCGCTCGCCATCGATCACTTCCGCTATTTCGCCGGCGCCGTGCGCGCGCAGGAAGGCTCGATCTCCGAGATCGACCACGATACGGTTGCGTATCACTTTCATGAACCGCTCGGCGTGGTCGGTCAGATCATTCCGTGGAATTTCCCAATCCTGATGGCCGTGTGGAAGCTCGCGCCCGCACTCGCCGCCGGCAACTGTGTGGTGCTCAAACCGGCCGAGCAAACACCCGCTTCGATTCTCGTGCTCGTTGAACTGATTCACGACCTGCTGCCCGCAGGCGTGCTGAACGTGGTGAACGGCTTCGGTCTCGAAGCCGGCAAGCCGCTCGCCTCCAGCAAGCGCATCGCCAAGATTGCGTTTACCGGCGAGACCACGACCGGCCGCCTGATCATGCAGTACGCGAGCCAGAACATCATTCCGGTGACGCTCGAACTCGGCGGCAAGAGCCCGAATATTTTCTTCGACGACGTGATGAACGCGGACGACAGCTATTTCGACAAGGCGCTCGAAGGCTTCACGATGTTCGCGCTGAATCAGGGCGAGGTGTGCACGTGTCCGTCGCGTGTGCTGATCGATGAAAAGATTTACGACCGTTTCATGGAACGGGCGCTCAAGCGTGTCGCGGCGATTACGCAAGGGCATCCGCTCGACACCAAGACGATGATCGGCGCACAGGCCTCGCAGGAGCAGTTGGAAAAAATCCTTTCTTATGTCGATCTCGGCAAACAGGAAGGCGCCGAATGCCTGATCGGCGGCGAACGCAATGCGCTCGGCGGCGAGTTGAGCAAAGGCTACTACGTGAAGCCGACCGTCTTCCGCGGCCACAACAAGATGCGCATCTTCCAGGAAGAGATCTTCGGACCGGTGGTGTCGGTCACGACGTTCAAGAATGAAGAAGAAGCGCTCGAGATCGCCAACGACACGCTCTACGGTCTGGGCGCTGGTGTGTGGACGCGCGACGGCACGCGCGCCTATCGCTTCGGTCGGCAGATTCAGGCAGGCCGCGTGTGGACCAACTGCTATCACGCCTATCCGGCACATGCGGCGTTCGGCGGCTACAAGCAGTCGGGCATTGGCCGCGAAAATCACAAGATGATGCTCGACCATTATCAGCAGACCAAGAACCTGCTGGTCAGCTATAGCGACAAGCCGCTCGGTTTCTTCTAA
- a CDS encoding heavy metal translocating P-type ATPase, whose amino-acid sequence MPRTDYAEADCLEQAKAHADGHQGRAHAHDANCGHSHDAHDHDHDHGGRPHAHAHNHADSACCGTAAAVSAPIPLPRSEAVGSNVRTAIRIMQMDCPTEEALIRKKFSRMPHVRSMEFNLMHRVLTVVHAPETLDSILAALRSLDFTPELADAGPDAAPAAAPHAPPTPWWPLALAGIAAAGSEAAGWLGAPAWVPAGLAILAILSCGLTTYRKGWLAIRNGNLNINALMSIAVTGALILRQWPEAAMVMVLFTIAELIEAKSLDRARNAIQGLMQLTPDQASVQQPDGSWRSTDIKAIALGAVVRVKPGERIALDGEIVTGRSSVDQAPITGESLPVDKAVGDAVFAGTINQTGSFDYRVTAAASNTTLARIIHAVEEAQGTKAPTQRFVDQFARVYTPIVFAVALAVAIVPPVLFGGSWQTWVYKALVMLVIACPCALVISTPVTIVSGLAAAARKGILIKGGAYLEQGRKLTRLALDKTGTLTHGKPVQTGFEILAEVDAVRCRVFAASLAGRSDHPVSMALAAAAKADDIANVTVGAFEALAGRGVRGEIDGVPYWLGNHRLVEELGRCSASLEARLDALESQGKTVVMLVDAERVLALFVVADTVKETSRAAVAELQRLGVSTAMLTGDNPHTAAAIAQQVGIDEARGNQLPEDKLNAIARWSEDGAAVGMVGDGINDAPALARADIGFAMGAMGTDTAIETADVALMDDDLRKIPSFIRLSKATHSVLVQNITLALGIKSVFLVLTVIGLGTMWMAVFADVGASLLVVANGLRLLRK is encoded by the coding sequence ATGCCTCGAACCGACTACGCCGAAGCCGACTGCCTCGAACAGGCGAAAGCCCACGCGGACGGGCACCAAGGGCGCGCTCACGCCCACGACGCGAACTGCGGTCATAGCCATGACGCGCATGACCACGACCACGATCATGGCGGGCGCCCCCACGCACACGCTCACAATCATGCCGACTCGGCTTGTTGCGGGACAGCGGCGGCCGTATCCGCACCGATCCCACTGCCGCGATCCGAAGCCGTCGGCAGCAACGTGCGCACCGCCATCCGCATCATGCAGATGGATTGCCCGACCGAAGAAGCGCTGATCCGCAAGAAATTCAGCCGCATGCCGCACGTGCGCAGCATGGAGTTCAACCTGATGCATCGGGTCCTGACGGTCGTCCACGCGCCAGAAACGCTTGATTCGATCCTCGCCGCACTTCGGTCGCTCGACTTCACGCCCGAACTCGCCGACGCCGGTCCGGACGCCGCTCCCGCAGCAGCCCCGCACGCGCCGCCGACACCGTGGTGGCCACTGGCGCTCGCCGGGATAGCCGCGGCGGGCTCAGAGGCCGCTGGCTGGCTCGGCGCGCCAGCATGGGTGCCAGCGGGTCTGGCGATCCTCGCCATCCTGTCCTGCGGGCTCACGACGTACAGGAAGGGTTGGCTCGCGATCCGCAATGGCAACCTGAACATCAACGCGCTGATGAGCATCGCGGTGACCGGCGCGTTGATCCTGCGCCAATGGCCGGAAGCCGCGATGGTGATGGTGCTCTTCACCATCGCCGAACTGATCGAGGCGAAGTCGCTCGACCGCGCCCGCAATGCGATCCAGGGCCTCATGCAGCTCACGCCCGACCAGGCCAGCGTGCAACAACCGGACGGCAGCTGGCGGTCAACTGACATCAAAGCAATTGCGCTCGGCGCGGTGGTTCGCGTGAAACCGGGCGAGCGGATCGCGCTCGACGGCGAGATCGTGACAGGCCGCTCGAGTGTGGATCAGGCGCCGATCACCGGCGAAAGCCTGCCGGTCGACAAGGCGGTGGGCGACGCGGTGTTCGCCGGCACGATCAACCAGACCGGCTCGTTCGACTATCGCGTCACCGCCGCCGCCAGCAACACGACCCTCGCCCGCATCATCCATGCAGTCGAGGAAGCGCAAGGGACCAAGGCGCCGACGCAGCGTTTCGTCGATCAGTTCGCCCGCGTCTATACGCCGATCGTGTTCGCCGTTGCGCTCGCCGTGGCCATCGTGCCGCCGGTGCTGTTCGGCGGGTCGTGGCAGACGTGGGTCTACAAGGCACTGGTGATGCTGGTGATCGCCTGCCCGTGCGCGCTTGTGATCTCGACGCCGGTGACCATTGTCAGCGGTCTAGCCGCGGCGGCCCGCAAAGGCATTCTGATCAAGGGCGGCGCCTATCTCGAGCAAGGCCGCAAGCTGACCCGCCTCGCGCTCGACAAAACCGGCACGCTCACCCACGGCAAGCCCGTGCAAACCGGGTTCGAAATACTCGCCGAGGTCGACGCCGTCCGTTGCCGCGTGTTTGCGGCGAGCCTTGCGGGCCGCTCCGATCATCCCGTATCGATGGCGCTTGCGGCGGCAGCAAAGGCGGACGACATCGCCAACGTTACAGTCGGCGCCTTCGAGGCGCTCGCGGGACGCGGCGTGCGCGGCGAGATTGACGGCGTGCCTTATTGGCTTGGCAATCATCGGCTGGTCGAAGAACTCGGGCGTTGCTCCGCATCGCTCGAAGCGCGGCTGGACGCGCTCGAAAGCCAGGGCAAGACCGTCGTGATGCTGGTGGACGCCGAACGCGTGCTTGCGCTGTTCGTCGTCGCCGATACGGTGAAGGAGACAAGCCGCGCCGCCGTCGCCGAATTGCAGCGGCTCGGCGTGAGCACGGCCATGCTCACCGGCGACAACCCGCACACCGCCGCCGCGATCGCGCAGCAGGTCGGTATCGACGAAGCGCGCGGCAACCAGTTGCCGGAAGACAAGCTGAACGCAATCGCGCGGTGGTCGGAGGACGGCGCGGCGGTCGGCATGGTCGGCGACGGCATCAACGACGCGCCCGCGCTGGCGCGCGCCGACATCGGCTTCGCGATGGGCGCGATGGGCACCGACACGGCAATCGAAACCGCCGACGTCGCACTGATGGACGACGACCTGCGCAAGATTCCGTCGTTCATTCGCCTGTCGAAGGCGACGCATTCGGTACTGGTGCAGAACATCACGCTTGCGCTCGGCATCAAGAGCGTCTTCCTCGTGCTGACCGTGATCGGTCTGGGCACGATGTGGATGGCCGTGTTCGCCGATGTGGGCGCGAGTCTGCTGGTGGTGGCGAACGGGCTGCGGCTGTTGCGCAAGTGA
- a CDS encoding helix-turn-helix domain-containing protein has protein sequence MTIDTLISDTLSSPTLTPQPSFCVQTCVAHDADEQARNLRGWSQTYDQLTAGSFVGGLTELCLDHMQVFVETTSHALRQTCEVQKDAYWFGIPTCPAGSGRIDAQVIAGDALAFRPGGIEFELLTSAGYEIFGVVVKGEVLRRYAADVECVGVTDPVPTTQVVPIGMARKQQLCATLRQLLDDGAACGTSLSSVARNNLQASVLASLFDVGALPASEPVAMPARPRRQSIVSKARDYVLINRERAVSVPELCEQLHVSRRTLQYCFQDVLGMAPATYLRAIRLNGARRDLSNASRESRSVQDVAAAWGFWHLSQFATDYRKLFGMRPSDTLKAAIGTRHHRIAAERAFDH, from the coding sequence ATGACGATTGACACGCTGATCAGCGACACCCTGTCCAGCCCGACGCTCACGCCGCAGCCGAGCTTCTGCGTGCAGACCTGCGTCGCGCACGACGCCGACGAGCAGGCCCGCAATCTCCGCGGCTGGAGCCAGACCTATGATCAGTTGACCGCGGGCTCTTTTGTCGGCGGCCTGACGGAGTTGTGCCTCGATCATATGCAGGTGTTCGTCGAAACGACCAGCCATGCGCTGCGGCAAACCTGCGAAGTGCAGAAGGACGCGTACTGGTTCGGCATCCCGACTTGCCCCGCCGGTTCGGGCCGCATCGACGCACAGGTGATCGCCGGCGACGCGCTCGCGTTTCGTCCAGGCGGGATCGAGTTCGAACTGCTGACCTCGGCGGGTTACGAGATTTTTGGCGTGGTCGTCAAAGGCGAAGTGCTGCGCCGTTATGCGGCGGATGTGGAGTGCGTGGGTGTGACCGACCCTGTGCCGACCACGCAAGTCGTGCCGATCGGCATGGCTCGCAAGCAGCAGTTGTGCGCCACGCTACGGCAGTTGCTCGACGATGGCGCGGCGTGCGGCACGTCGCTGTCTTCGGTTGCGCGCAACAATCTGCAGGCGTCGGTGCTGGCTTCGCTCTTCGACGTCGGCGCGTTGCCGGCCTCGGAGCCGGTTGCGATGCCGGCGCGTCCGCGCCGTCAGTCGATCGTATCAAAAGCGCGCGATTATGTACTGATCAATCGCGAGCGGGCAGTGAGCGTGCCGGAGTTGTGCGAGCAACTCCATGTGAGCCGGCGTACGCTGCAATACTGTTTTCAGGACGTGCTGGGCATGGCGCCTGCCACGTATCTGCGCGCGATCCGCCTGAATGGCGCGCGGCGCGACCTGTCGAACGCATCGCGCGAATCCCGTTCGGTGCAGGATGTCGCGGCGGCGTGGGGCTTCTGGCACTTGAGCCAGTTTGCGACCGATTACCGGAAGCTCTTCGGCATGCGGCCTTCGGATACGTTGAAGGCGGCAATCGGCACGCGTCACCATCGGATCGCGGCCGAGCGCGCGTTTGATCACTAG